In Toxoplasma gondii ME49 chromosome X, whole genome shotgun sequence, a single genomic region encodes these proteins:
- a CDS encoding hypothetical protein (encoded by transcript TGME49_228050~Signal peptide predicted by SignalP 2.0 HMM (probability 0.999) with cleavage site probability 0.271 at residue 33~Predicted trans-membrane domain (TMHMM2.0):12-35:457-480) produces the protein MDSPRLFVRLRSSFFLLFFLGLLLGPSLWLAPAASWLFPPRAATKNGKSSSSSSPNPVSPLVSSGSLSESSQTGVSPSPSASSDDRASEGSSSSAAPPASVHSATTKQQSAPSGASRPQVPSLPAPLAVPSHPGSRTEIEKAMLTKIVADLLTHQANRLSFKVLDDAQIRTAAPYVILDHIVGGYRAALSDLKLVLPPLSTLDLAVELLPHFVWKGFWTDLEEDPLHAASVEHKLFDWTHPPLLSTPSFGGPLTAQEADEFPETEHGLYLRKMADQFVSTLKPGMLNISEEELQPLKHPLARQLFVVQRIREQVGARLSKNLGTKFLQHAAADAGSGVSTPEASPTLWSKLARVFQRMRAWEKRGTSEDEMGGEIRPHRRATQLNIRVESIPTRDVNLLLEYAAAVSVLQRLQHPGAQGLLPGNRSLEGLINGKQEAEVARTAQAAKMWRDKKRAQHLRTIYCVQLLVLSVAALAVAWSYRGGDETNAARKRKRPKISKRRKRNKIRGAVNHPKRTGESDSPEFANAQSSEESDIEPAGHLQLGMKQKVSPLKAF, from the coding sequence ATGGACTCTCCTCGACTTTTCGTCCGTCTCcgctcctcgttttttctcttgttctttctgGGACTTCTCCTGGGTCCTTCGCTGTGGCTTGCGCCCGCTGCGTCGTGGCTCTTTCCGCCTCGCGCTGCAACTAAGAATGGCAagtcctcctcgtcttcatctcctAACCCTGTCTCCCCGCTTGTTTCCTCGGGATCTCTCTCGGAGTCCTCTCAGACTGGCGTCTCTCCGAGTCCCTCTGCTAGTTCTGACGACAGGGCGTCAGAaggctcctcctcctctgcagcGCCCCCCGCCTCTGTCCACTCTGCGACCACAAAGCAGCAGTCTGCTCCTTCAGGCGCCTCGCGCCCTCAAGTGCCTTCCTTACCTGCACCCCTGGCGGTGCCGTCGCACCCTGGTTCGCGGACGGAGATCGAGAAAGCGATGCTGACCAAGATCGTCGCGGATTTGTTGACTCATCAGGCAAACCGGCTCTCGTTCAAGGTTCTCGACGACGCGCAGATCCGCACCGCAGCCCCGTACGTCATTCTTGACCACATCGTCGGCGGGTACAGAGCCGCTCTGTCGGACTTGAAGCTCGTCTTGCCGCCGCTAAGTACGTTGGACTTGGCCGTCGAACTGCTGCCGCACTTCGTGTGGAAAGGGTTCTGGACAGACCTCGAGGAGGacccgctgcatgcagcctcaGTCGAGCACAAGCTGTTCGACTGGACTCACCCGCCGCTGCTCTCCACGCCGAGTTTCGGTGGGCCGCTCACGGCGCAAGAGGCGGACGAGTTCCCAGAAACCGAGCACGGCCTGTACCTGCGGAAGATGGCGGACCAGTTCGTGTCGACGCTGAAGCCGGGGATGCTGAACATCTCCGAGGAAGAGCTGCAGCCGCTCAAGCACCCGCTGGCGCGGCAGCTGTTCGTTGTGCAGCGAATTCGCGAACAAGTAGGCGCCAGGCTGTCAAAAAATTTGGGGACCAAGTTTCTCCAGCACGCAGCAGCAGACGCCGGCTcaggtgtctcgacacccgAGGCGTCGCCGACGCTCTGGTCGAAACTCGCGAGGGTCTTCCAGCGCATGCGGGCATGGGAGAAACGGGGAACTTCAGAGGACGAGATGGGCGGGGAAATCCGTCCGCACCGACGGGCGACGCAGCTTAATATTCGGGTTGAGTCGATTCCTACGAGAGACGTGAATCTGCTTCTCGAATACGCCGCCGCAGTCAGCGTTCTGCAGCGCCTGCAGCACCCTGGGGCTCAGGGGCTGCTCCCAGGGAACCGATCTCTGGAAGGGTTGATTAACGGAAAACAGGAAGCGGAGGTCGCGAGAACCGCTCAAGCGGCCAAAATGTGgcgagacaagaaacgcgCACAGCATCTCCGAACCATTTACTGCGTACAGCTGCTGGTCTTGTCAGTGGCTGCGCTCGCGGTGGCCTGGTCGTACAGAGGGGGGGACGAAACAAACGCAGCGAGGAAGCGCAAAAGACCGAAAATCTCAAAGAGGCGCAAGCGGAATAAGATTCGAGGTGCTGTGAACCACCCAAAACGAACGGGCGAGTCCGACAGTCCGGAATTCGCGAATGCGCAGTCCAGCGAAGAGAGTGACATAGAACCCGCAGGGCACCTCCAGTTAGGAATGAAACAGAAAGTATCTCCGCTGAAAGCGTTCTAA